CTGTTGATCTCATCAAGGGTCATATCACTACCACCACAGACATGGAGTAAGGCGCCTGTTGCTCCTTCATAACTGATGTCAAGGAGTGGGTTGGAGAGGGCTCCTCTGACTGCTTCTTCAACTCTGTTTGTTGTATCCGAGGTTCCAACGCCGATAACAGCTACCCCACCATTCGTCATGATAGCTTTGACATCAGCATAGTCAAGGTTAACTAAGCTTGGAATGGCAATGGTTTCCACAATTCCTTTAATCATGGTTGCAACAAGTTCATTGGCAACAGCAAAGGCCTGTTGAATAGGTAAGTTTCCTGCAATTTGTACGAGACGATTATTGTCAATAACAATGACGGTGTCAGAATATTCTCGTAATTTTTGAAGCCCGAACTCAGCCTTATCGACACGGGCACGTTCGATCTTAAAAGGCATGGTTACCGTACCAATAACAATGGCTCCAGTTTCTTTGGCAGCATGTGCAATAATCGGACATGCTCCTGTTCCTGTTCCACCACCCATACCACCACAGACAAAGACCATATCAGATCCTTTGAGTGCTTCTTTGATTTCTTGGATGCTTTCACGAGCAGATTCAGTTCCTTTTTCAGGGAATCCACCACAGCCAAGTCCTCGGGTTATGTCTCTTCCAATGAGAAATTTGTGATCAGCTTCGGTCATGGCAAGATGTTGTTGATCAGTATTACACGCGATAATTTCAGCTCCCTTGATACCCTTCTTGTAGAGCCAGTTGACCATATTATTGCCGGCTCCCCCCGCACCAATAACTTTGATGGTTGCTTGCCCAACCAAACCCGTTGCAACAGCGCTCTGCATTTGCTTCTTTGCGCTTTCGATAAAAAGCTCCATTTTGCTCACCCTCCTTTTTACGTCTGCAGTGGTCAAAAATATAGTTTCTAATATACCCTTTTGGATATAGTAGTCCCTCACCCGCAAAGTTTAAATAGTAGTATCACTCAAACTACCCTTAGAACCCGTTTCATTTGCTTGCGCCAACAAGCTGATGAATCTTATTAACAGATGTTTTATGCAATCTGCCTTCAAGTGCCAATCGCCAAATCAGCCTTGAATGCCAGAATCTTGCGTTGCCAACATGATATGAGTTCCGCCAAAAAACTCATTATCAATTGTTTCTTTCTTGAGCTGAGCTTATATATAAGTATTTCTAAACTCTTGTATATGGTTAGGAGAATATATATTCAGGTATACTAATCTGTAGCTTGGACTCCTAAAACCCCAT
This sequence is a window from Candidatus Woesearchaeota archaeon. Protein-coding genes within it:
- the ftsZ gene encoding cell division protein FtsZ encodes the protein MELFIESAKKQMQSAVATGLVGQATIKVIGAGGAGNNMVNWLYKKGIKGAEIIACNTDQQHLAMTEADHKFLIGRDITRGLGCGGFPEKGTESARESIQEIKEALKGSDMVFVCGGMGGGTGTGACPIIAHAAKETGAIVIGTVTMPFKIERARVDKAEFGLQKLREYSDTVIVIDNNRLVQIAGNLPIQQAFAVANELVATMIKGIVETIAIPSLVNLDYADVKAIMTNGGVAVIGVGTSDTTNRVEEAVRGALSNPLLDISYEGATGALLHVCGGSDMTLDEINRIGELVTEKLDDDANVIWGARIDENMKGKICVMTIITGVKSPWILGKQDRHARAADTETQAVDDELGIEIVH